One genomic window of Maribacter aquivivus includes the following:
- the tatA gene encoding twin-arginine translocase TatA/TatE family subunit — MTILSTFLAIGAPQIILVVVVILLLFGGKKIPELMRGLGSGIKEFKDASKEDEQLEEKKKE, encoded by the coding sequence ATGACAATATTATCTACTTTTTTGGCCATAGGCGCTCCACAAATTATATTAGTGGTAGTCGTAATTCTACTATTATTCGGAGGTAAAAAGATTCCGGAACTTATGCGAGGTTTAGGTAGTGGAATAAAAGAATTTAAAGATGCCTCTAAAGAAGATGAGCAACTAGAAGAAAAGAAAAAGGAATAG
- a CDS encoding DUF6747 family protein, translating into MEKITLVKEIYIEAFKNWKSFLLEHYFKIFSWLCFVLIAYASIVLIFRVSTGFSFSNL; encoded by the coding sequence ATGGAAAAAATTACCCTAGTTAAAGAAATATACATTGAAGCTTTTAAAAATTGGAAAAGTTTCCTTTTAGAACACTACTTTAAAATATTTTCGTGGCTGTGTTTTGTATTGATTGCTTATGCCTCTATCGTTTTAATTTTTAGAGTGTCTACGGGCTTTTCTTTCAGCAATTTATAA
- a CDS encoding PorP/SprF family type IX secretion system membrane protein: MKLKIYHIYISTTLILILLGIDCANAQQEPQYTQYNYNTMTVNPAYTGSKGHLTVTSLFRSQWVGLDGSPKTISLGIDSPLSTYDGIGLSIVQDQIGPSSETYLDFNYAHNLILNRKGHRLALGLKAGARFLSVDWSKGTFRDPDVLFNENINSELLPSIGAGLFFYSDNAYVGLSTPNVLYNKRYDAIEEAVGSDRMHLYLIAGYVVNLNSTVKFKPSTFVKYVEGAPLIADVSFNFLLDEVLTLGVNYRWDDSIGALLGFQINPQFNLGYAYDLTTNNLGTYNSGTHELFLRYRLISRITRIKSPRFF, translated from the coding sequence ATGAAGTTGAAAATATACCACATATACATAAGCACAACGCTCATCTTAATCCTCCTTGGAATAGATTGTGCAAATGCACAGCAAGAACCGCAGTATACGCAATACAACTATAATACAATGACCGTAAATCCTGCTTACACAGGTTCTAAAGGTCATTTGACCGTTACATCTCTATTTAGAAGTCAGTGGGTTGGTCTAGATGGTTCACCTAAAACTATTTCATTAGGCATAGATTCTCCACTTAGTACCTATGACGGTATAGGCTTATCCATTGTACAGGATCAAATTGGTCCATCCTCAGAAACATATTTAGACTTTAATTACGCACATAATCTAATTCTAAATAGAAAAGGTCATAGATTGGCTTTAGGACTAAAAGCTGGTGCTCGTTTTCTTAGCGTAGATTGGTCTAAAGGAACATTTAGAGATCCAGATGTTCTTTTCAATGAAAATATTAATAGTGAACTTTTACCATCTATAGGTGCGGGCCTATTCTTTTATTCAGACAATGCATATGTAGGTCTTTCAACACCTAACGTATTATATAACAAACGGTATGATGCTATTGAGGAAGCAGTTGGTTCAGATAGAATGCATCTATATTTAATTGCAGGTTATGTTGTCAACTTAAATTCTACAGTAAAATTTAAGCCTTCTACGTTTGTAAAATATGTTGAAGGGGCTCCCTTAATTGCAGATGTATCTTTCAATTTTCTTCTTGATGAAGTTCTAACCCTAGGTGTAAATTATAGATGGGATGATTCTATTGGTGCCTTATTAGGGTTTCAAATCAATCCGCAATTTAATTTGGGTTATGCCTATGATCTAACCACAAATAACTTGGGAACCTACAACTCAGGCACACATGAACTATTTTTACGTTATAGATTAATATCAAGAATTACAAGGATAAAATCTCCACGATTCTTCTAA
- a CDS encoding DoxX family membrane protein — protein MNTFYNNATEITILLFLIITFLQSGFDKITDWNGNISWLKEHFSATPFKNIVPLLVGIILVTEIVAGILCSVGIYQMLTSGGRTIAFNGAILSAITLLMLLFGQRIAKDYEGAKTIAVYFIPTIILLFLLQVHK, from the coding sequence ATGAACACCTTCTATAACAATGCAACAGAAATAACAATACTTTTATTTTTAATCATAACTTTTTTACAGAGTGGCTTTGATAAAATTACCGATTGGAACGGTAATATTTCTTGGTTAAAAGAACATTTTTCTGCTACACCGTTCAAAAATATTGTTCCCTTGCTAGTAGGTATTATACTTGTAACAGAAATAGTGGCAGGTATTCTTTGCAGTGTTGGCATCTATCAAATGCTAACATCAGGCGGAAGAACCATTGCCTTTAATGGTGCAATTTTATCTGCCATAACATTACTAATGCTATTGTTCGGCCAGCGAATTGCTAAAGATTATGAAGGCGCAAAGACAATAGCTGTTTATTTTATACCAACCATTATTTTACTGTTCTTGCTGCAAGTACATAAATAA
- a CDS encoding DNA polymerase III subunit, with protein MLFNEILGLSHIKKHLASSADAGRIPHAQLFVGPEGCGLLPMALAYAQYIICQNTNGDNNGGNEACNLKFKSFAHPDVHFAFPVSNSDKVKSHAVSNHYMKEWREFILEQPYGNLFDWYRYIEIEKKQGQIGVDEAQDIVKKLSLKSYEGGYKVMLIWMAEKMNTAASNKLLKLIEEPPDKTIFLLLCEDEEQIIQTIKSRCQVVHFPPLAEDAIASALTEKGASKPEAMLLAHEANGNYNKALDLLNKDSEDLVFENWFVQWVRTAFKAKGNKAAIHELLLWSEEVAKTGRETQKNFLSYCITVMRQALMINYGAEELAYLKIHAEGFELKKFAPFVHENNILDITKELEDAIYHVERNGNSKIIFTDLSIKLTRLLHRKKSELK; from the coding sequence ATGTTATTCAATGAAATTTTAGGACTTTCACATATTAAAAAACACCTGGCATCAAGTGCAGATGCAGGTAGAATACCACATGCACAATTATTTGTTGGTCCAGAAGGCTGTGGGCTTTTGCCTATGGCATTGGCTTATGCCCAATATATTATCTGCCAGAACACTAATGGGGACAACAATGGCGGTAATGAAGCTTGCAATTTAAAGTTCAAGTCATTTGCCCACCCAGACGTTCATTTTGCTTTTCCTGTTTCTAATTCTGATAAGGTAAAATCTCACGCAGTAAGCAACCATTATATGAAAGAGTGGCGAGAGTTTATACTAGAACAGCCCTATGGGAATCTATTTGACTGGTATCGGTACATTGAAATTGAAAAGAAACAAGGTCAAATTGGTGTTGATGAAGCCCAAGATATCGTAAAAAAATTATCATTAAAATCTTATGAAGGTGGTTATAAGGTGATGTTAATTTGGATGGCAGAAAAAATGAACACTGCAGCTTCTAACAAATTATTGAAACTAATAGAGGAACCGCCCGATAAAACCATTTTTTTACTACTGTGCGAAGACGAAGAACAAATTATACAAACTATTAAGTCTAGATGTCAGGTTGTTCATTTTCCACCTTTAGCAGAAGATGCTATTGCCTCAGCCTTAACGGAGAAAGGTGCTAGTAAACCAGAGGCAATGCTTTTGGCTCATGAAGCAAATGGCAATTACAATAAGGCATTAGACCTTTTAAATAAAGATTCTGAGGATCTGGTGTTTGAAAATTGGTTTGTTCAATGGGTGCGTACCGCTTTTAAGGCAAAAGGCAACAAAGCAGCAATTCATGAATTGTTGTTGTGGAGTGAAGAGGTTGCAAAAACCGGTAGAGAAACACAGAAGAACTTTCTAAGTTACTGTATTACGGTTATGAGACAGGCACTCATGATTAATTATGGTGCAGAAGAACTTGCTTATCTAAAAATACATGCCGAAGGATTTGAATTAAAGAAATTTGCGCCTTTTGTACATGAAAACAACATTTTAGATATTACTAAAGAGCTGGAAGATGCAATTTACCATGTGGAAAGAAATGGAAATTCGAAAATCATATTCACCGATCTTTCTATTAAACTAACACGATTGCTTCATAGAAAAAAATCTGAACTTAAATAA
- a CDS encoding PorP/SprF family type IX secretion system membrane protein, translating into MMRNSLLTLVLFISVFSLRGQELTIPQLSQYLADNPFVMSPTYAGIGDHVKIRLNGLTQWVGIKDAPDTQSLAADMRVGEKSGVGMVLYNDSNGETKQQGARFSFAHHLTLDRYDDEFLSFGISYNFNQFRIDNTNPDLVADPAYVGDKATTNHNFDIGALYRYDKFYFSINASNILDKNLSNFNALYEPNRLRNYYVYTGYRYMKKRTSKMEIEPSVLFQLFESDGRSVTDLNLKFRFYDFEDYFYAGVNYRFLNDQIGNPLYIAPIAGLKKNNFYFGYSYQVILNELLGYSSGTHVITLGVDLFQGISNCRCTY; encoded by the coding sequence ATGATGCGGAACAGTCTATTGACACTGGTATTATTTATAAGCGTATTCTCCCTTAGAGGGCAGGAGCTTACTATACCTCAATTATCTCAATATCTTGCCGATAACCCCTTTGTAATGTCCCCAACTTACGCAGGTATTGGTGACCATGTTAAAATAAGACTTAACGGTCTTACACAATGGGTAGGTATTAAAGATGCCCCCGATACCCAATCTCTAGCAGCAGATATGCGTGTTGGTGAAAAATCTGGTGTTGGTATGGTATTATATAACGATAGTAATGGTGAAACAAAGCAACAGGGAGCCAGGTTCTCATTTGCGCACCACCTTACTTTAGACCGTTATGATGATGAGTTTTTGTCATTCGGTATCTCGTATAATTTTAACCAGTTTAGAATTGATAATACAAACCCTGATTTAGTTGCCGATCCAGCATATGTTGGTGATAAGGCAACAACAAATCATAACTTTGACATTGGTGCACTTTATAGGTATGACAAATTTTATTTCAGTATCAATGCTTCAAATATCTTAGATAAAAATTTAAGTAATTTCAACGCCTTATACGAGCCTAATAGACTTAGAAACTATTACGTGTATACCGGTTATAGATACATGAAGAAAAGAACCAGCAAGATGGAAATAGAGCCTTCTGTGTTGTTTCAATTGTTTGAGAGTGATGGGCGTTCTGTTACCGATTTAAACTTGAAATTCAGATTTTACGATTTTGAAGATTATTTCTATGCAGGTGTTAACTATCGTTTCTTAAATGATCAAATTGGTAATCCGCTTTATATTGCTCCAATTGCAGGTTTAAAGAAAAATAATTTTTACTTCGGATATTCTTATCAAGTAATTCTTAATGAACTTCTTGGTTATAGCTCTGGTACGCATGTAATCACCCTAGGGGTAGATTTATTTCAAGGTATCAGTAATTGTCGTTGTACCTATTAA
- the folB gene encoding dihydroneopterin aldolase: MGKVQLENIKAYAHHGCLPQETNIGSDYLVNVSVDTNLLIASVSDELKDTVDYVHINKIVKQEMATPSKLLEHVAKRIIDRIFIELPTVDSAMVSVSKINPPINGDVEKVTVSLNLQRGQSVQ; encoded by the coding sequence ATGGGTAAAGTACAATTAGAGAATATAAAAGCATATGCCCACCATGGGTGTTTGCCTCAAGAAACCAATATTGGTAGTGATTATTTGGTCAACGTTTCTGTTGATACAAATTTATTGATTGCCTCAGTTTCAGACGAGTTGAAAGATACTGTTGATTATGTTCATATCAATAAGATTGTAAAGCAAGAGATGGCAACGCCTTCTAAATTATTGGAGCATGTCGCCAAAAGAATAATTGACCGAATTTTTATTGAACTTCCAACCGTAGATTCAGCTATGGTATCTGTTTCTAAAATCAATCCGCCTATAAACGGAGACGTAGAAAAGGTAACAGTATCATTGAATTTACAAAGAGGACAATCTGTTCAGTAA
- a CDS encoding phosphoglycerate kinase, which produces MKVLNDFNFEDKKALIRVDFNVPLNDKFEVTDNTRIQAAKPTIIKVLEDGGSAVLMSHLGRPKGVRNADLSLSHIVDAVSEVIGVAVKFVGDCVGEEAEKAVAELKNGEVLLLENLRFHSEEEKGDEAFAEKLSKLGDIYVNDAFGTAHRAHASTTIIAKFFPEAKCFGYLLAKEIEAIDKVMATGEKPVLAILGGAKVSSKITIIENILDKIDDLIIGGGMTYTFIKAQGGKVGDSICEDDKMELAMEILKQAKEKNVNVHIPVDVIAADAFDANANTQVVDVDKIPDGWQGLDAGPDTLQNFKKVILASKTILWNGPIGVFEMEKFAAGTIAVGNYIAEATKAGSFSLVGGGDSVAAVKQFGFENKVSYVSTGGGAMLESLEGKTLPGIAAILE; this is translated from the coding sequence ATGAAAGTATTGAATGACTTTAATTTTGAAGATAAAAAAGCGTTAATTAGAGTGGACTTCAATGTTCCATTAAATGACAAATTTGAAGTAACAGATAACACTAGAATTCAAGCAGCTAAGCCAACAATTATTAAAGTGTTGGAAGATGGCGGTAGTGCAGTACTTATGAGTCATTTGGGAAGACCAAAAGGAGTTCGCAATGCAGATTTGTCTTTAAGTCATATCGTAGATGCTGTTTCTGAAGTTATTGGAGTTGCAGTTAAGTTTGTAGGAGATTGTGTTGGTGAAGAAGCTGAAAAAGCAGTTGCCGAATTAAAAAACGGAGAGGTGCTTTTATTAGAGAACCTTAGATTTCATAGTGAAGAAGAAAAAGGTGATGAAGCTTTCGCAGAGAAACTTTCAAAATTAGGAGATATATATGTTAATGATGCTTTTGGTACGGCTCACCGTGCACATGCATCTACTACTATAATAGCTAAGTTTTTTCCGGAAGCTAAGTGTTTTGGTTATTTATTAGCGAAAGAAATAGAAGCTATTGATAAGGTAATGGCAACAGGTGAAAAACCGGTATTGGCAATTCTTGGTGGAGCAAAAGTTTCTTCTAAGATTACTATCATCGAAAATATTCTTGATAAAATCGACGACTTAATCATTGGTGGTGGTATGACTTATACCTTTATTAAGGCTCAAGGTGGTAAAGTAGGAGATTCTATTTGTGAAGATGATAAGATGGAACTTGCCATGGAAATTCTTAAACAAGCTAAGGAGAAAAATGTTAATGTACACATACCTGTAGATGTTATTGCTGCAGATGCTTTTGATGCCAATGCTAATACACAGGTAGTAGATGTTGACAAAATACCAGATGGTTGGCAAGGACTAGACGCCGGACCAGATACATTACAAAACTTCAAAAAAGTAATTCTGGCTTCTAAAACAATTCTTTGGAACGGACCAATTGGTGTTTTTGAGATGGAAAAATTTGCCGCTGGTACTATTGCAGTTGGTAATTATATTGCAGAAGCTACAAAAGCAGGTTCTTTTTCATTAGTTGGTGGTGGAGATTCTGTTGCCGCAGTAAAACAATTTGGTTTTGAAAACAAAGTTAGTTATGTATCAACAGGCGGAGGTGCAATGCTAGAAAGTTTAGAAGGTAAAACATTACCAGGGATAGCTGCCATATTAGAGTAG
- a CDS encoding OmpA family protein, with amino-acid sequence MRSVLNLFFLVFIVFAQAQGFQDELESEVSNNSNSTIVSDVDTDDKKAFQRAAEELSIPYRAFHDIPETKNGYYIISGTFSKSKNLKSQIKKLNKKGFEAGYFQNPQNLLYYLYLNHYTSWEDAINDCSTQFDNRYDDEVWILKMINSNLYTDAELVAELPAESEIETTTALEANSALEKTPELVVTQETLLETESIPVEDVSYEMLTSSKENDPTVKSKLIKRADEYFDKMWYAEAAKIYEQALSKGEKAYTYDVLKKAGDAHYFNTDMENAYKWYNILYTKYESDMSSDYLFKYAHSLKGIGNYKRSKRLLKLYNRKLAGEEIAQDTEQNEIVLDGLLRMEEKFDIDNLNINSKYSEFSPMYYGGDEMVYASAKDSSIFTTRKYKWNNQPYLDLFVAKVNEESQDFKDAIKFSKKINTKYHEASVAFTPDNETMYFTRNNYGKKLKRDKNGINHLKIYRSKKVDGEWLEAEEVSFNSDNYSTGHPALSPDGKQLYFVSDMPGTLGETDIFVVDVLEDGTFSSPRNLGPEINTEHKEMFPFINDKKLYFSSDGHVGLGGLDVFEVAFDDEAGFLEVRNVGKPVNSSKDDFSFIVDEESQKGYFASNRDGGKGDDDIYSFKTLQLEEIPTSINAISGIVTELITGDLMPNALVELLDENNIKLKEMETDENGNFIFEDLDADTRYVLKTTKGSYFDDTREAATKDNEIVNVDVSMRKLNDMIAVENGIKKLKTEMIHFNFDKSYIRDDAAVELNKLVEVMNDSPNMVIKIESHTDSRGDNVYNKYLSDKRAKSTRDYIIAQGIDPSRIESAIGYGEEQLINDCDGTVRCTEEQHYLNRRSEFIIVDM; translated from the coding sequence ATGAGAAGTGTATTAAATTTATTTTTTCTGGTCTTTATCGTTTTTGCTCAAGCCCAAGGCTTTCAAGACGAACTTGAGTCTGAGGTTTCAAACAATAGTAACAGTACCATAGTTTCTGATGTAGATACTGATGACAAAAAAGCATTTCAAAGAGCCGCAGAAGAGCTTTCCATTCCTTACAGGGCTTTTCATGATATCCCAGAAACCAAAAATGGATACTATATAATTTCTGGTACATTTTCTAAAAGCAAGAATCTTAAATCTCAAATTAAGAAATTAAATAAAAAAGGGTTTGAAGCAGGATACTTTCAAAATCCTCAAAACCTACTGTATTATCTATATTTAAATCATTATACATCTTGGGAAGATGCTATAAATGATTGTTCTACACAATTCGATAATCGTTATGATGATGAAGTGTGGATACTAAAAATGATCAATAGTAATTTATATACTGATGCAGAATTAGTAGCTGAGTTACCAGCCGAATCGGAAATAGAAACAACTACAGCATTAGAAGCAAACTCAGCATTAGAAAAAACACCAGAGCTAGTAGTAACTCAAGAAACTTTGTTAGAAACAGAATCTATACCAGTAGAAGATGTTTCTTATGAAATGTTAACTTCATCAAAAGAAAATGACCCAACGGTTAAATCAAAGCTTATAAAAAGAGCAGATGAGTATTTTGATAAAATGTGGTATGCAGAAGCAGCCAAAATTTATGAGCAAGCTTTATCTAAAGGAGAAAAAGCTTATACATATGATGTATTAAAGAAAGCAGGAGATGCGCATTACTTTAATACAGATATGGAAAACGCCTATAAGTGGTACAACATACTATATACCAAATATGAGTCTGACATGAGTTCTGACTACCTATTTAAATATGCTCACTCTCTTAAAGGTATTGGAAATTATAAAAGATCAAAACGTTTATTAAAGTTATATAATAGAAAATTAGCTGGCGAAGAGATTGCACAAGATACAGAACAGAACGAAATAGTTTTAGATGGTCTTCTAAGAATGGAAGAGAAATTTGATATCGACAACCTGAACATAAATTCAAAGTATTCAGAATTTTCACCAATGTATTATGGTGGTGATGAAATGGTTTATGCATCTGCTAAAGATTCTTCTATATTTACTACCAGAAAATATAAATGGAACAATCAACCTTACTTAGATTTATTTGTTGCCAAGGTAAATGAAGAATCTCAAGATTTTAAAGATGCCATTAAATTTTCTAAAAAGATAAATACAAAATATCACGAAGCATCTGTTGCTTTCACACCTGATAATGAAACCATGTATTTTACCAGAAACAATTATGGTAAAAAACTAAAGCGTGATAAAAACGGAATTAACCACCTTAAAATCTACCGTTCTAAAAAAGTAGATGGAGAATGGTTAGAAGCTGAAGAAGTATCTTTCAACAGTGACAATTACTCTACTGGTCATCCGGCACTAAGTCCTGATGGAAAGCAATTGTATTTTGTTTCTGATATGCCTGGTACTTTAGGTGAAACAGATATTTTCGTTGTAGATGTACTTGAAGACGGTACATTCTCTTCTCCAAGAAACCTTGGTCCAGAAATTAATACGGAGCATAAAGAAATGTTTCCTTTCATAAATGACAAAAAATTATACTTCTCATCTGATGGTCATGTTGGTCTAGGAGGATTAGATGTCTTTGAAGTTGCCTTTGATGATGAAGCTGGATTTTTAGAAGTACGCAATGTAGGTAAGCCTGTAAATAGTAGTAAAGATGATTTCTCTTTTATTGTAGATGAAGAGTCTCAGAAGGGATACTTTGCATCTAACCGTGATGGTGGTAAAGGCGATGATGATATCTATTCATTTAAAACATTACAACTAGAAGAAATACCAACCAGTATAAATGCTATATCGGGTATCGTAACCGAGTTAATCACTGGCGATTTAATGCCAAACGCATTAGTTGAATTACTTGATGAAAATAACATCAAACTTAAAGAAATGGAAACCGATGAAAATGGAAACTTCATTTTTGAAGATTTAGATGCTGATACAAGATATGTTTTAAAGACCACCAAAGGTTCGTACTTTGATGATACTAGAGAAGCTGCAACGAAAGACAATGAGATTGTTAATGTAGATGTTTCTATGAGAAAACTTAATGATATGATCGCTGTTGAGAATGGCATTAAGAAGCTTAAGACAGAGATGATTCACTTTAACTTTGACAAATCATACATACGTGACGATGCTGCTGTAGAACTTAATAAGCTAGTAGAAGTAATGAACGATTCGCCTAATATGGTTATTAAAATTGAATCTCATACCGATTCAAGGGGTGATAACGTTTATAACAAATACTTATCTGATAAGCGTGCTAAATCTACCAGAGACTATATCATTGCTCAGGGTATTGATCCAAGTAGAATTGAAAGCGCTATTGGTTATGGAGAAGAACAGTTAATTAATGATTGTGATGGTACCGTTCGTTGTACAGAAGAGCAACATTACCTTAACCGTAGATCAGAGTTTATTATCGTAGATATGTAA
- a CDS encoding LysM peptidoglycan-binding domain-containing protein: protein MNKVTYKCFYLLGLALMPVLGSAQQENTVSAVSDSLYSTTIIVNDSLSEVVPLNQIDVVKSSKTESLVLYKPTESSSYNLQDNALAAKFDSLWMKELVDAAPLFNEMYQEVLELDTVSTFVLDLPTDTLKMRLAKLNAKTPFNVEYNKSLESVIKSFLTRKRGLMERMLTISQFYFPLFEQEFDNKNIPLEMKYLSIVESALNPKARSRVGATGLWQFMYGTGKEMKLNINSYVDERSDPIKSTAAAANYLNRLHRIYDDWDLALAAYNSGPGNVNKAIRRSGGQRNYWNIRRNLPRETAGYVPAFQATMYIFEYAEEHGLKAKIADRAYFETDTIHVKSLITFDQISELAGIDKEELKVLNPHYKLDVIPFVEGRAHALRLPVHKMGKFVANEAAIYAHVEKELKSKESPIAQITKQADANSIRYRVRDGDFLGKIAERYGVRVSQLKQWNGLRSNNLRIGQRLTIYPKHNSGSSVKPKQTPSRTAVASNSKTHEVRSGDSLWTISRKYPGVTIDNLRKWNGISGNNLKLGTKLKLCDCSS from the coding sequence ATGAATAAAGTAACCTATAAGTGTTTTTATTTACTAGGATTAGCTTTGATGCCAGTCTTAGGATCTGCACAACAAGAAAATACTGTTTCTGCTGTTTCAGATTCACTATACAGCACTACTATAATTGTCAATGATTCACTCTCAGAAGTGGTTCCTTTGAATCAAATAGATGTTGTAAAAAGTTCTAAAACCGAAAGCTTGGTTTTATACAAACCAACTGAATCTTCTTCTTATAATCTTCAGGATAATGCATTAGCAGCCAAGTTCGATAGTCTTTGGATGAAAGAACTCGTAGATGCAGCTCCGCTTTTTAATGAAATGTACCAAGAGGTATTAGAATTAGACACGGTTTCTACCTTCGTTTTAGATTTGCCAACAGATACTTTAAAAATGCGTTTGGCAAAATTGAATGCGAAAACACCTTTCAATGTAGAATACAATAAGTCTTTAGAAAGTGTCATTAAATCATTTCTTACAAGAAAAAGAGGTTTAATGGAACGTATGCTTACCATAAGCCAATTTTATTTTCCTTTATTCGAACAAGAATTTGACAATAAGAACATTCCATTAGAAATGAAATATTTGTCTATTGTAGAATCTGCATTGAATCCTAAGGCACGTTCTAGGGTAGGGGCAACAGGTCTTTGGCAGTTCATGTACGGTACGGGTAAAGAAATGAAATTAAACATTAACAGCTATGTTGATGAGCGTAGTGATCCTATAAAATCTACTGCTGCTGCTGCTAATTACCTAAATAGATTACATAGAATTTATGATGATTGGGATTTAGCTTTGGCTGCTTATAATTCTGGACCGGGTAACGTAAATAAAGCTATTCGTAGAAGTGGCGGTCAACGTAACTATTGGAATATTAGAAGAAACTTACCTAGAGAAACTGCTGGCTATGTTCCAGCTTTTCAAGCTACCATGTATATTTTTGAGTATGCCGAAGAACATGGTTTAAAAGCAAAGATAGCAGATCGTGCCTATTTTGAAACAGATACAATTCATGTTAAAAGCTTAATAACTTTTGATCAGATCTCTGAATTGGCTGGTATTGATAAAGAAGAATTAAAGGTGCTTAACCCTCACTATAAATTAGACGTTATTCCTTTTGTGGAAGGAAGAGCACATGCGCTAAGATTACCTGTTCATAAAATGGGAAAATTCGTAGCAAATGAAGCTGCTATATATGCTCATGTTGAAAAGGAATTGAAAAGCAAAGAAAGTCCGATTGCTCAAATAACGAAGCAAGCAGACGCAAATAGTATTAGATATCGAGTTAGAGATGGTGATTTTCTTGGAAAAATTGCTGAGCGCTACGGTGTGCGTGTAAGCCAATTAAAACAATGGAACGGTTTACGAAGTAATAATTTACGAATTGGACAACGATTAACAATTTATCCAAAACATAATTCAGGTTCTTCTGTAAAACCAAAACAAACCCCTTCTAGAACGGCTGTTGCAAGCAATTCTAAAACACATGAAGTTAGAAGCGGAGACTCATTGTGGACTATTTCTAGAAAATATCCTGGTGTAACTATAGATAATTTACGAAAGTGGAACGGTATTAGTGGTAACAATTTAAAGCTAGGCACAAAACTTAAATTGTGCGACTGTTCATCGTAA
- a CDS encoding DUF4837 family protein: MKKRISLCFLAILGLSIACKEDGKADYLPESVGAMNTLTVVIDNDLWNSNVGDAIRENYTAAAQGLTWDEALFSVTQIPQQIFTGSIRNTSSVLYVMEDTLNVAHMKSNMYAKPQKVGVIKGRNKEEIIANIKKTAPEFIADFKALEIAKAQKRFQKSLNKEKALEDKFNISMKIPSIYRVGREEDNFVWIDRQIQKGNMNIIAYTMPWDSFQKDSTFSQDIIRMRDSIGNLYIKGNDVAGKNNHMITEKAFTPYVFPAEVSSKKAAEVRGIWEMSAYPMAGPFLTYIISDKENNRKLILEGFVFAPATKKRDYMFELEAIMKSVRFNVNEQNK; this comes from the coding sequence ATGAAAAAAAGAATTTCACTTTGTTTTTTAGCAATTTTAGGATTGTCAATTGCCTGTAAAGAAGACGGCAAAGCAGATTACCTACCAGAGTCAGTAGGCGCCATGAACACTTTAACGGTAGTTATAGATAATGATTTATGGAACAGTAATGTTGGTGATGCTATTCGTGAAAACTATACTGCTGCAGCTCAAGGTTTAACTTGGGACGAGGCGCTTTTTAGTGTTACTCAAATACCACAACAAATTTTTACAGGTTCTATTCGTAATACCAGCTCTGTTCTGTATGTTATGGAGGATACCCTGAATGTTGCCCACATGAAATCTAACATGTATGCCAAACCACAGAAAGTGGGGGTGATCAAAGGGCGAAATAAAGAGGAGATAATTGCAAATATTAAAAAGACGGCTCCAGAATTTATAGCTGACTTTAAAGCCCTTGAAATTGCAAAGGCTCAGAAAAGATTTCAGAAATCATTGAATAAAGAAAAGGCGCTAGAAGATAAATTCAATATTTCAATGAAAATACCTTCTATTTATAGAGTTGGAAGGGAAGAGGATAATTTTGTGTGGATAGATCGCCAAATTCAAAAAGGGAATATGAATATTATCGCATACACCATGCCTTGGGATAGTTTTCAGAAAGATTCTACTTTTTCGCAAGACATCATTAGAATGCGAGACTCAATAGGTAACCTATACATTAAGGGAAATGATGTGGCAGGTAAAAATAATCATATGATTACAGAAAAAGCATTTACACCATATGTCTTCCCTGCTGAGGTTTCAAGTAAAAAAGCGGCAGAAGTAAGGGGGATTTGGGAAATGTCGGCTTACCCTATGGCAGGTCCGTTTTTAACCTATATCATAAGTGATAAAGAGAACAACCGTAAATTGATTCTTGAAGGGTTTGTTTTTGCTCCTGCAACCAAAAAAAGAGATTACATGTTTGAGCTAGAAGCAATCATGAAATCTGTGCGGTTCAATGTTAATGAACAAAACAAATAA